From the genome of Rhododendron vialii isolate Sample 1 chromosome 10a, ASM3025357v1:
AAGCAGCCGGACCTCAACCCACCAACTACCAACCAGCAGTCGGACGAAAAACCAGCAGCCGGACCTCAATCCACCAACTACCACAGAAACAAGGGCAAAGCCCAGATCCTTATTCTCCCACCACCGCACCCCATCGGATCTGGGGGAAACCTAGACTGGTAACAGACCGGACTAAGCCGGTAAACAAGCCAGACTGAAACTAGCCGGAAAAGAACgaaacaaagaagaagatcCAAGCCCAACCGCACACCTTATTGACTCACCGAAGGCCCAAGAAGACCAGATCTGAAGACGCCAGGCAAGAGGCAAGCCAAGGGAGCCACTAGACGCCGGCCATGCCAGCGCGGGGACCTCGCCGAACTACAAGATCGCCGCCCCAAAGGTGGGGCTTGGAGGCACAGacggtgagaggagagagaggcgagGAAGGACGAAggagaagaggagaagaaggggGAGGAGGCGAGGAGGTGGCGGcctcccccccacccccccacccCAAACAGCAGATCTGGAAAATGGGGTTCTAAAGAGAGGTGGGAGTTTCTCTCTCAAGGGATATGCCCCCAATTTATTcttcattcaaatcaagtactatttaatccattttctctaatacctcatccaaatcaAGGAATATTATTTAATACACCTTCCATATACGTCGCATCAAGGAACATTATTTAATACACCTTCCATATACATCGCATCAATACGAGTCAtctcttattaactaataccccttactatcttatctcattattaactaataccccaaaTCCTCTCCTCGCGTCTAATCGGGCCCTAGTAGTGTTATATGATAGGGTCTTAGAACAAGCCTGGGAATAACCCACCTTTTCTCTATTCAGAATCCTGATGGTTGACAATGACACTAATTGATTGGTTTGGTTCGATGGCAACCAGTTCAATGAAGGGTCCTTGGCCCTCTTCGTGACTCGCCAAAGGTGTGGAGTCTCTCTCGTCACTCCTAGGGAAAGACTACTTAGTCCGCTGTCCACCCTTTTTCCtagtagaaaaaagaaagaaagaaaagaaacatatGCGATACTGTTCTCTAAAAAATGACAGTGGACGTACACTCCCACATTATGCGATACCCAAATTCGAGAGCATGCTATTCTTTTCCCGCTAGAGCGATGTCTTCCAGCGAGCTTGTGTAAGGATCAACTCCTGCTGCTATCAGTCTCGTACAGAATCTTACCATTGTGGAATGCAACTTCTCTGTTCTATTTCTGTTCCCCTCGCGGCATTCTTGGAAAAACAGTGAACAATTCTTGTCTTGTTGACTGAATCTAAACTTGAGTCAAGTCAATCTATCTCAGTCCAGAAAAACCACATTCCACCGTTTTAATTGTTCTCACATTACCATTTCAGAACCTTTGCCAGGAGTTTGAATGGATTTCCACCATCTTCCTTTCTGGTTAGCGGTTTTGTCAAGTGCATTTCAACTTACTTCACAATGAAAAATTCATAAATACCAAGCTAATATGGAATCATTAACAGTTTCACACCAATGACCTGTTCATGGAATCGTTCACCCAAAGAATACGAAGGGTATAGCATTAAAACAAACTTTACACTTCCCCTACAAGTATCCCAACAGGTATACACGTACAAATGTTACGGCTTTACattcaaaatttacaatttccCATAGGTATCATCTGTACAATCTGAAAATTGTAATCACACTTTACACACTGATTACTTACAGGAGAATAAGATATACCGAGACAACACCCCTCGGTAATATCTACAGCACAAGGAGGCTTCTCGTTTCTTCCATTCCCAAGATGAAGGGACGTCCATAGTTGCAGTATTCCGTAATAATGCTTCTACGGTTTTTCATGTTGCCTAAACAGCTTACATATATGCTCATGTTCTACATTTGGAAACTACACATCCACGAAAACAGTTCAAGAGTAGGATCTAAccaatttgaaattttggaatgtTCGAGCTTTAAATAAGTTACTGAAGAGGAAACTCGTTGCTGTCTCTTGAGGCGGATTTGACGAAGGCCATGAATTCCTTTTGACACGCAATGCTGATTGTCCGATTTCTTGCCGTATCGCATCAATAGTTTTGGTGTCGACTGCGCTCCCTGTCACATCTGTGACATAGAAAGTGTCTTCGGCTTTCCCagattttgttgaaatttcTGCTCTTTTTATGGACAAACTGTTCTCCCTGAATACCCTGGTGATGTCTGAGAGGAGTCCAACCCGGTCTTCTGTGCATAGTTCAAGCTCCAGACCCTGTTCAATGAAGACCACACATTTAACCATCTCATAGGTAGAGTTTGCAGTTTGCACCTAGTGGGTTGAAGTTGTCTTTTGTCTCAAGAGAAGACAGGACTATACCTCAGAGGCTCGTCTCTCAATGGCTGCTTCGAGGCATTGCATAACGCGTTCTCGTTCAGCCTCCGAGCTTATAGGTAGTCCATCAACGTGTCTGATATAGTATTCCTTCATCCCAAAAAAAGAAGCGTTGTCCAATTAGATGATGGAAGAGCATAATCGCCTATTAGAGGCCAATCTCCACTACTTTCAAAGGATAATAAGAAACCATTTCCCGTAAAAGAAAAATCCATACCTGAAACGCTTCCGTTCTCCCCGTGTGAACTACACCATGAAAGACAACATATTGCATATCGGTCAGGGTGCACACAGTGTCAAATAGCAGCTTCGGCCGATCCTTGGACCTCATAGTAATCACCGTGTAATCCCTCTCTATACAATTCATCACAGACACATTTGGTCTCAAACTCTTGTCCACAACTCTCCCGTGTTCTGCTCTTTCATTCCTTTCATAGTCTCGATCATCGAACATCATTTGATGTAATCTCCTCTCCCTATGCATGAAACCCGGGGGTGAAAGCGTCATTTTTGCAGTCTTCAAGTCATTATTTCCTTTAAGAACATTGCGGAGCAATACCTTTATCTTAGATAGCCGGTTTGGGTCTTCTATTGCGCATCCAGTGGAAGCATCAGTGACATGAACTACCGCTGCAGCTCTGGAATTGTGGGTCCATATCTCCGCATTAACAACATTACAACGAAGATCAGCAAGAACTGCACAAACTTCGGACAACAAACCGGGCCTATCAGTACCAGCTAGTTCGATCGAGGTGTGCTCTTCAGAAGGCATCACGCCAACAGACCCTCTCAATggggagagaaagaaggaaTCATTTTCAAGTGTCTGGAAAATGAAAGTTAACATGACAAATGATAAGCCTTGATGCAACATTGGCTCAAGATAACAAATTGTGTACAACTGGAGAACTAGAATTTGAACACAATTGACTACGAAACTGAGAATCAAGGACAGATATATGAGTGTCTATGGAAAATATAGCAGGATGAAGTTTTACTTCAACCATGCagatttaccaaatattttagacccaaaaagaaaaaaaaaaaacaaagatatgTACCAGTGGAAAACTTAACCCCACAATGTAAGTCTCCCTCTTCATTCGCTCTGTTtatcattcctttttttttaacgttttttt
Proteins encoded in this window:
- the LOC131304064 gene encoding ACT domain-containing protein ACR6, whose product is MDDEYAKLIRRMNPPRVVIENNTCKDATVIQVDSVNKHGILLEVVQVLTDLNLLITKAYISSDGGWFMDVFNVVDRDGNKIRDEGVINYIQKTLENDSFFLSPLRGSVGVMPSEEHTSIELAGTDRPGLLSEVCAVLADLRCNVVNAEIWTHNSRAAAVVHVTDASTGCAIEDPNRLSKIKVLLRNVLKGNNDLKTAKMTLSPPGFMHRERRLHQMMFDDRDYERNERAEHGRVVDKSLRPNVSVMNCIERDYTVITMRSKDRPKLLFDTVCTLTDMQYVVFHGVVHTGRTEAFQEYYIRHVDGLPISSEAERERVMQCLEAAIERRASEGLELELCTEDRVGLLSDITRVFRENSLSIKRAEISTKSGKAEDTFYVTDVTGSAVDTKTIDAIRQEIGQSALRVKRNSWPSSNPPQETATSFLFSNLFKARTFQNFKLVRSYS